A window from Borrelia sp. P9F1 encodes these proteins:
- the yidD gene encoding membrane protein insertion efficiency factor YidD → MNTLKKLFLTLNLIAILLVLAYQKTFSKIIGFHCIYVHSCSHYALGCLRKHNIVIALILIILRLLRCNSLFKGGIESLPTEKPILNSLREFKKRLIK, encoded by the coding sequence ATGAATACCTTAAAAAAATTATTTCTAACACTCAACCTAATAGCCATCTTATTGGTTTTAGCTTACCAAAAAACTTTTTCCAAGATTATTGGGTTTCATTGCATATACGTGCATAGTTGTTCACATTATGCATTAGGATGTTTAAGAAAACATAATATTGTAATAGCATTGATTCTAATCATATTAAGACTACTGAGATGTAATTCATTATTTAAAGGAGGAATCGAATCACTACCAACCGAAAAACCAATATTAAATTCATTAAGAGAATTCAAAAAGAGATTAATCAAATAA
- a CDS encoding TolC family protein — translation MLIFVLVFSSYAESIQITPEDAVRMALENSLDARNAEYREKIKKLYKDNSWNFFVPNLGVNAGLSRAGSSVTNAEEKERWGVGLGVAADLGLIPSAFKRLQLTILDYERAKIDKEKAVKSIRLSVLKMYNELIALKITLEVLESQLKNSKLKFDQARIAYNNGLLSELDYLDAKLRYDKSQPALDEQIINFEKLKETFKLLIGLDVLQDFETVGELSDEILDFSLLSEVIDVNELPDIRLLNNSSSSIQKSLDSIWLDTFLPSFSFGISYSATIPFNGNSGGFLKDGFSASLGLKYNLTGMLPFSGNFTNIWDKDYQLEMLKNQVSNEIRKFKSSVVHKRKDVRRYKAILDASKMNLELSRRNYQMAFDAFNSGGIDLLKLNDIEVSYKKSDLQFVRDKLNYANAILEYRDLINALD, via the coding sequence ATGTTGATTTTTGTTTTGGTGTTTTCGTCTTATGCAGAATCCATTCAAATAACTCCTGAAGATGCTGTTCGTATGGCTTTAGAGAATAGTTTAGATGCTAGGAATGCCGAGTATAGAGAAAAGATTAAAAAATTATATAAAGATAACTCTTGGAATTTTTTCGTACCAAATTTAGGCGTTAATGCGGGACTTTCAAGGGCAGGTTCTTCTGTTACTAATGCAGAGGAGAAGGAACGTTGGGGAGTGGGACTTGGAGTCGCTGCTGATCTTGGGTTAATTCCTTCTGCTTTCAAAAGGCTTCAATTGACTATTCTTGATTATGAAAGGGCTAAAATAGACAAAGAAAAGGCTGTTAAGAGTATTAGATTGAGTGTTCTTAAAATGTATAACGAGTTGATAGCTTTAAAAATCACTTTGGAAGTTTTAGAAAGTCAGCTTAAGAATAGCAAGCTCAAATTTGATCAAGCCAGAATTGCATACAATAACGGTCTTTTGTCTGAATTAGATTATCTTGATGCTAAGCTTAGGTATGATAAGTCTCAACCTGCTTTAGATGAGCAAATTATTAATTTTGAAAAATTGAAAGAAACATTTAAATTACTAATAGGGTTGGATGTTTTGCAAGATTTTGAGACTGTAGGGGAATTGTCAGACGAGATACTAGATTTTTCGTTACTTAGTGAAGTCATAGATGTGAATGAATTGCCAGATATTAGATTATTAAATAATTCTTCTAGTAGCATTCAAAAATCCCTTGATTCCATTTGGTTAGATACTTTCTTACCGAGTTTTTCTTTTGGGATCTCTTATTCTGCTACTATTCCCTTTAATGGCAATTCAGGTGGTTTTTTGAAAGATGGATTTTCTGCTTCATTGGGGTTAAAATATAATTTAACAGGGATGTTGCCATTTTCAGGAAATTTTACAAATATATGGGATAAGGATTATCAATTAGAAATGTTGAAAAATCAAGTTTCAAATGAGATTCGTAAATTTAAATCTAGCGTTGTACACAAACGTAAAGATGTGAGAAGATATAAAGCTATCCTAGATGCTTCAAAGATGAATTTAGAGTTATCTAGGAGAAATTATCAGATGGCGTTTGATGCGTTTAATTCAGGTGGAATAGATCTTTTAAAATTAAATGACATTGAAGTTTCTTACAAAAAGAGCGATTTGCAATTTGTAAGAGATAAGCTAAATTATGCGAACGCAATTCTTGAATATAGAGATTTAATAAATGCATTGGATTGA